A section of the Anabaena cylindrica PCC 7122 genome encodes:
- a CDS encoding threo-3-hydroxy-L-aspartate ammonia-lyase, whose translation MLLSNSVTITDIEAAQRRLLGIAHQTPVITSSTVNELTQSQVFFKCENFQRTGAFKFRGAYNALVQLSVEQKIKGVITYSSGNHGQAIALAGKLLNIPTIVVMPDDAPIVKQTATRGYGAEVILYNRETTNREELTKNLAAERQLTLIPPYDHPHVIAGQGTTALELIQEVGQLDYLLVCCGGGGLISGCAVTTKALLPNCKIIGVEPELADDATRSFYTKTLQTVHNPQTIADGVRTPSLGKITFPLVLQYVDDMVTVSEAAIIRTMFFIWERLKIVVEPTGVIAAAALLEGVVKAPAARIGVIISGGNVDLAQVSQLLEAT comes from the coding sequence ATGTTATTATCTAATTCTGTTACTATTACTGATATAGAAGCAGCACAAAGACGGCTTTTGGGTATTGCTCATCAAACACCAGTAATTACCTCTAGTACTGTCAATGAACTGACTCAAAGCCAAGTATTTTTTAAATGCGAAAACTTTCAACGGACGGGAGCATTTAAGTTTCGTGGTGCTTATAATGCCTTAGTGCAATTATCAGTAGAGCAGAAAATAAAAGGGGTGATTACCTATTCTTCAGGAAATCATGGTCAAGCGATCGCACTTGCAGGTAAATTACTTAATATTCCCACCATTGTAGTGATGCCTGATGATGCACCAATAGTCAAACAAACTGCAACTCGCGGTTATGGTGCGGAAGTCATTTTGTACAACCGTGAAACAACTAACCGGGAAGAATTAACCAAAAATCTCGCAGCAGAACGCCAATTAACTTTAATTCCACCCTATGATCATCCTCATGTCATTGCTGGACAAGGTACAACTGCATTAGAACTAATTCAAGAAGTGGGACAACTAGACTACTTATTAGTATGTTGCGGTGGTGGTGGATTAATTTCTGGTTGTGCAGTTACTACAAAAGCACTTTTACCTAATTGTAAAATAATTGGTGTAGAACCAGAATTGGCTGATGATGCTACTCGTTCCTTTTACACTAAAACCCTGCAAACTGTCCACAATCCCCAGACCATTGCTGATGGTGTACGGACTCCCAGTTTAGGTAAAATCACCTTTCCCCTAGTCTTGCAATACGTAGATGATATGGTGACAGTATCGGAAGCAGCCATCATTCGCACCATGTTCTTTATTTGGGAACGGTTAAAAATCGTTGTTGAACCCACTGGAGTCATAGCCGCAGCAGCATTATTAGAAGGTGTAGTTAAAGCACCAGCAGCAAGAATCGGCGTAATTATCAGTGGTGGAAACGTAGACTTAGCGCAAGTTAGTCAATTATTAGAAGCAACTTAA
- a CDS encoding iron uptake porin: MKKTAWNLLLTLPMSVFLLVLAASTKTLASELGGKNQTAGKEALSPVSINIPKSDNGTQIIAQKEPSSSIDESQLTSVSQLSDVQPSDWAFQALQFLVERYGCIAGYPNGTFKGNRALSRYEFAAGLNACLDQVNKLIASSTSDLAVKTDLETIQRLTEEFNTELAQLRGRLDSLEARTAEVEANQFSTTTTLSGQVQFVLGGVLAGNNVITKQPAPRTITFQDQARLVLNTSFTGKDQLRLTLSGGNIESLGTTRRGIFGTFDGRTADNRSPRFEPNQIILGGVRYRFPIGKKTQFNIFAQSDGANEIGLSGPTNPFEGSASNGISRFSRRNMVYNYGDTGPGIAILHNLSDQWQLGASYSAPNGDNPLPNNGLFTGRYVAFGQVTYFSPKKNFRLGLSYANTYSPPGATGQSGTNFGPAAGSNLANSTVAGAGTVGNLYGIGALYKVNPRLAVNGFVGYSAHRYLGHGDGQVWNWGTGLTFPDLGKKGSLGAIFVGRAPTLTRLSSNVDLGAGKGQADKDTSLHIEGWYQYKLTDNIEVTPGFIWVTAPDSDASNPASLVGWLRTTFRF, encoded by the coding sequence ATGAAAAAAACTGCTTGGAATTTATTGCTTACTTTGCCAATGTCTGTATTCCTGTTAGTTTTAGCAGCTAGTACAAAAACTCTTGCCAGTGAACTAGGAGGAAAAAATCAAACAGCAGGTAAAGAGGCTTTATCACCCGTCAGCATCAATATTCCTAAATCTGACAACGGTACTCAAATAATTGCTCAAAAAGAACCTTCCTCTTCAATTGATGAATCACAACTTACATCCGTATCCCAACTTTCAGATGTACAACCAAGTGACTGGGCATTTCAAGCTTTGCAATTTTTAGTAGAACGTTATGGTTGTATTGCTGGGTATCCAAATGGCACATTTAAAGGTAATCGTGCCTTAAGTCGCTACGAATTTGCCGCAGGATTAAACGCTTGTTTAGATCAAGTCAACAAACTTATCGCATCATCTACATCTGATCTGGCTGTAAAAACAGATTTGGAAACCATACAGCGTCTAACTGAAGAATTTAACACCGAACTTGCTCAATTACGTGGGAGATTAGATAGTTTAGAAGCACGTACAGCAGAAGTAGAAGCCAATCAGTTCTCGACAACAACCACACTGAGTGGTCAGGTTCAGTTCGTACTTGGAGGGGTTTTAGCGGGCAATAACGTGATCACCAAGCAACCCGCACCCCGTACCATTACATTTCAAGACCAGGCTCGTTTAGTATTAAACACCAGTTTTACTGGTAAAGATCAACTACGGTTAACACTCTCAGGCGGAAATATTGAGTCTTTAGGGACTACTAGAAGAGGAATTTTTGGAACCTTTGACGGAAGAACCGCCGATAATCGCAGCCCTCGTTTTGAACCCAATCAGATTATTCTTGGTGGTGTCCGTTATCGGTTTCCAATTGGGAAAAAGACACAATTTAACATTTTTGCTCAGTCAGATGGAGCCAATGAAATCGGTTTAAGTGGTCCTACTAACCCATTTGAAGGTTCTGCTTCTAATGGAATATCACGATTTTCCCGGCGAAATATGGTCTATAATTATGGAGATACAGGTCCGGGAATTGCCATACTCCATAACCTGAGTGACCAGTGGCAATTAGGGGCATCATACAGTGCGCCTAATGGTGATAATCCTCTACCTAATAATGGCTTATTTACAGGCAGATATGTGGCTTTCGGGCAAGTAACATACTTTAGCCCCAAGAAAAATTTTCGCCTTGGTTTAAGTTACGCTAATACCTACAGTCCACCGGGTGCAACTGGTCAAAGTGGAACTAATTTTGGGCCAGCCGCTGGTAGTAACTTGGCAAACAGTACCGTAGCTGGAGCCGGAACTGTGGGAAACCTTTATGGCATTGGGGCATTATATAAAGTTAATCCAAGGTTAGCAGTCAATGGTTTTGTGGGCTATTCAGCCCATCGTTATTTGGGACATGGAGATGGTCAAGTCTGGAACTGGGGAACAGGACTAACATTTCCCGATTTAGGAAAAAAAGGTAGCTTAGGGGCTATTTTTGTGGGTCGGGCACCTACACTGACTCGTTTGAGTTCAAATGTAGATTTAGGAGCAGGTAAGGGTCAAGCAGATAAAGATACTTCACTGCACATTGAGGGATGGTATCAATATAAACTCACTGACAATATTGAAGTTACTCCTGGATTTATTTGGGTAACAGCACCAGATTCCGATGCCAGCAACCCTGCTAGTTTAGTAGGTTGGCTGCGTACTACCTTCAGGTTTTAA
- a CDS encoding sulfonate ABC transporter substrate-binding protein, translating to MNFNLPRRTVLQKFVQYSVSALALVSLGVPISNNIVEAQNTTNKTGIKTKVVRLAYQTSGDIVKIKGVVDKRLKPLGVKVEWFPFPAGPQLMEAMNANRIDIGSVGETPPIFAQAAGAKLVYIAGRKPSKGEGSAIVVQKDSPIKTVKDLKGKKVVFQKGSASHYLLLRALAEVGLKFSDIQAVSLTPAEARDAFIQKKIDAWVAWDPSIAFVQKNANARVLRNASGIATQGGFYMARRNFAVENPEVVRIVLEEVDKLGEWAESNPNEVVKILAPELKLDPSLLGVVVRRRTFRLRPINSSLIAEQQRIADLFYKEKVIPKQIAIRESVLSSQQYAAITPQRISKK from the coding sequence ATGAACTTTAATTTACCACGACGCACAGTTTTACAAAAATTCGTTCAATACTCAGTATCAGCATTAGCTTTAGTTTCTCTGGGTGTACCGATTTCTAATAATATTGTCGAAGCCCAAAATACAACTAATAAAACAGGTATTAAAACCAAAGTAGTACGACTTGCTTATCAAACTTCTGGCGATATTGTGAAAATCAAAGGAGTAGTAGATAAGCGTCTCAAGCCTTTAGGTGTCAAGGTAGAATGGTTTCCATTTCCTGCTGGTCCACAACTCATGGAAGCGATGAATGCAAATAGAATTGATATTGGTTCTGTCGGAGAAACACCACCAATTTTTGCCCAAGCTGCTGGTGCTAAATTAGTTTATATTGCTGGACGTAAACCCAGTAAAGGTGAAGGTAGTGCTATTGTTGTTCAGAAAGATTCTCCTATTAAAACAGTTAAGGATCTTAAAGGTAAAAAAGTTGTTTTTCAAAAAGGATCTGCTTCACATTATTTATTACTTCGAGCATTAGCTGAAGTAGGTTTAAAATTTAGTGATATTCAAGCCGTGAGTTTAACTCCTGCTGAAGCCCGTGATGCCTTTATTCAAAAGAAAATTGATGCTTGGGTAGCTTGGGACCCTTCTATTGCCTTCGTCCAAAAAAATGCTAATGCTCGTGTTTTGAGAAATGCTTCAGGAATTGCTACTCAGGGTGGTTTTTATATGGCTAGACGTAATTTTGCTGTTGAAAACCCGGAAGTTGTGCGAATAGTTTTAGAAGAAGTTGATAAGTTAGGAGAATGGGCAGAATCTAATCCTAACGAGGTTGTAAAAATTCTTGCTCCTGAATTAAAACTTGATCCGTCACTATTAGGAGTAGTAGTTCGTAGACGTACATTCCGGTTACGACCTATTAATTCGTCTCTGATTGCTGAACAACAACGTATTGCTGATTTGTTTTATAAGGAAAAAGTTATTCCTAAACAGATTGCCATCAGAGAATCTGTTCTCAGTTCTCAACAATATGCAGCTATTACACCCCAAAGAATTAGCAAAAAATAA
- a CDS encoding NADP(H)-dependent aldo-keto reductase, producing MKYNQLGESDLKVSEICLGTMTYGHQNTIEDAHQQLDYAITQGINFLDAAEMYPVPPRGETQGKTEAYIGEWLKKQQRDQLIVATKIAGPGRPFSWLRGGNNKVDRDNITQAVDDSLQRLQTDYIDLYQIHWPDRYVPTFGQTAYNPELERETVPIAEQLAVFADVIKAGKIRYLGLSNETPWGVSEFVRIANDLGLPKVVTTQNAYNLLNRNFESGLAEVFRYTDVGLLAYSPLGFGFLTGKYIENQQLENTRITLFPGFGQRYLKPNVQEAVKAYVELAKKYNLSPAQLAIAFVKSRWFVKSTIIGATTLAQLQENIDSVNVVLDKEIFADIDAIHTRYPNPAP from the coding sequence ATGAAATACAACCAACTGGGAGAAAGCGACCTCAAGGTTTCAGAAATTTGCTTGGGAACTATGACCTATGGGCATCAAAATACTATTGAGGATGCACATCAACAACTCGACTATGCGATTACCCAAGGGATAAATTTCCTAGATGCTGCGGAGATGTACCCTGTACCTCCTCGTGGTGAAACCCAAGGAAAAACTGAGGCTTATATTGGTGAATGGTTGAAAAAACAGCAACGAGATCAACTGATAGTTGCTACTAAAATTGCAGGTCCTGGTCGTCCTTTTTCCTGGTTGAGAGGCGGAAATAATAAAGTTGACCGTGATAATATTACACAGGCAGTAGATGATAGTTTGCAGAGATTACAAACTGACTATATAGATTTGTATCAAATCCATTGGCCTGATCGTTATGTCCCTACTTTTGGTCAAACAGCCTATAATCCCGAATTGGAAAGGGAAACCGTACCTATTGCTGAACAGTTAGCAGTTTTTGCTGATGTGATTAAAGCTGGGAAGATTCGTTATTTGGGTTTGAGTAATGAAACTCCTTGGGGGGTAAGTGAGTTTGTTCGCATTGCTAATGATCTGGGATTACCTAAAGTTGTAACTACTCAAAATGCTTACAATTTACTCAATCGTAACTTTGAATCAGGTTTAGCTGAAGTTTTTCGTTATACAGATGTGGGTTTATTGGCTTACAGTCCTCTGGGCTTTGGGTTTTTGACTGGGAAGTATATCGAAAACCAACAATTAGAAAATACGAGAATAACTTTATTCCCAGGTTTTGGACAACGGTATTTAAAACCCAATGTGCAGGAAGCGGTTAAGGCTTATGTGGAGCTTGCTAAAAAGTATAATCTCTCACCTGCTCAATTAGCGATCGCATTTGTCAAAAGTCGCTGGTTTGTTAAAAGTACAATTATTGGGGCTACAACTTTGGCACAATTACAGGAAAATATAGATAGTGTCAATGTGGTTTTGGATAAAGAGATTTTCGCAGATATAGATGCAATTCATACTCGTTATCCTAATCCAGCACCTTAG
- a CDS encoding ATP-binding cassette domain-containing protein, with protein sequence MTNEVKGMQLNLKGLKKSFGNKTVLEGIDLEIQPGEFVAIVGRSGCGKSTMLRLVAGLDAPSDGDILLNGKYNEQRINPTIRMMFQDARLLPWQRVLTNVELGLLGSNSKVYAKQTAVQMLRAVGLEDRALEWPSVLSGGQQQRVALARALATKPSLLLLDEPLGALDALTRIEMQQLLERLWQEQGFTALLITHDVEEAVVLADRVILLENGQISMNLKIDLPRPRARGDAKFAKTVERILDRVMGKQKSPQKELIAESPYLLSSMSA encoded by the coding sequence ATGACTAATGAAGTGAAAGGAATGCAATTAAATCTTAAAGGGCTGAAAAAATCTTTTGGAAACAAAACTGTTTTAGAAGGAATTGATTTGGAGATTCAGCCAGGAGAATTTGTGGCCATTGTGGGACGAAGTGGCTGTGGTAAAAGTACAATGTTGCGTTTAGTTGCTGGGTTAGATGCTCCTAGTGACGGGGATATTTTGTTAAATGGTAAATATAATGAGCAGCGCATTAATCCAACTATCCGCATGATGTTTCAAGATGCACGACTTTTACCTTGGCAACGAGTGTTAACAAATGTAGAGTTAGGTTTATTAGGTTCTAACTCCAAAGTTTATGCCAAGCAAACCGCTGTACAAATGCTGCGTGCAGTGGGCTTAGAAGACCGCGCCCTCGAATGGCCTTCTGTCCTTTCCGGTGGACAACAGCAACGGGTAGCTTTAGCTAGGGCGTTGGCAACTAAACCTTCTTTATTACTACTAGATGAACCCTTGGGGGCGTTGGATGCCCTAACCAGAATTGAAATGCAGCAATTATTAGAACGTTTGTGGCAAGAACAAGGATTTACAGCACTGTTAATTACCCATGATGTTGAAGAAGCGGTTGTACTAGCAGACCGAGTAATTTTGCTTGAAAATGGTCAAATTAGTATGAATCTGAAAATTGACCTGCCACGTCCACGGGCTAGAGGAGATGCAAAGTTTGCAAAAACCGTGGAGAGAATCTTAGATAGAGTAATGGGTAAGCAAAAATCCCCACAAAAAGAATTGATAGCCGAATCTCCTTATTTGCTGAGTTCAATGTCTGCATAA
- a CDS encoding aliphatic sulfonate ABC transporter substrate-binding protein codes for MEDWQNKFESWKVRRINRRNTLFFLGHSLVLSILLFSCSNSPNNTQKQANSSTDNTATTTAASDSNTKKVVRIVRSKQLTALAVLEQKGTLTKRLESLGYKVEWPEFAAGPQQLEALNAGGLDIASTAESPPVFSQAAGSPLVYLAANSSDGQAISLLVPVNSPVKNFQDLKGKKIAFQKASIGHYLTVRAVEKAGMKLGDVESVFLAPPDANVAFSQKKVDAWFIWEPFVTRNVQNKAGRVLIDGSGGLRDTNNFYTTNRKFYQENPEVIKVFLEELQNSQVWAKNHPKEIAQLLTSATQLDVPTLEKMHSKYDFALVPINEEVINKQQEVADKWLSLGLIPKRVNVRDGFLTPEQYAEITPKEVLAQK; via the coding sequence ATGGAAGATTGGCAAAATAAGTTTGAATCATGGAAAGTCCGACGTATAAACCGTCGTAACACACTATTTTTTCTTGGACACAGCTTAGTCTTATCTATTCTGCTATTTAGTTGCAGTAACTCACCAAATAACACTCAAAAACAAGCAAATTCTTCTACAGATAACACAGCTACTACAACTGCTGCTAGTGATAGTAATACTAAAAAAGTAGTCCGAATTGTCCGCTCAAAACAACTGACAGCCCTAGCAGTTTTAGAACAAAAAGGTACTCTTACAAAACGATTAGAATCGCTAGGTTACAAAGTCGAATGGCCTGAATTTGCTGCCGGACCCCAACAGCTAGAAGCTTTAAATGCAGGTGGACTTGATATTGCTTCTACCGCAGAATCACCCCCCGTGTTTTCTCAGGCTGCTGGATCACCTCTTGTATACTTAGCTGCCAACTCTTCAGATGGTCAAGCAATTTCACTTTTAGTTCCTGTTAATTCCCCAGTTAAAAACTTCCAAGATTTAAAAGGTAAAAAAATTGCTTTTCAAAAAGCATCAATAGGTCATTACCTGACAGTGAGAGCAGTAGAAAAAGCAGGGATGAAACTGGGTGATGTAGAGTCAGTGTTTCTAGCACCTCCCGATGCAAATGTAGCATTTAGTCAAAAGAAAGTAGATGCTTGGTTTATCTGGGAGCCATTTGTGACTAGAAATGTACAAAATAAAGCTGGTCGCGTGCTAATAGATGGTAGCGGTGGATTACGAGATACTAACAACTTTTACACTACAAATCGCAAATTCTATCAAGAGAATCCTGAAGTCATTAAGGTATTTCTGGAGGAACTACAAAATTCTCAAGTCTGGGCAAAAAATCATCCTAAAGAAATTGCTCAATTGCTCACGTCGGCAACGCAGCTTGATGTACCAACATTAGAAAAAATGCATAGTAAATACGATTTTGCTTTAGTACCCATTAATGAAGAAGTAATCAATAAACAACAAGAAGTTGCCGATAAATGGTTAAGTTTAGGATTAATACCCAAAAGGGTAAATGTCAGAGATGGTTTTTTAACTCCTGAACAATATGCAGAAATTACGCCCAAAGAAGTGCTTGCTCAAAAATAG
- a CDS encoding class I SAM-dependent methyltransferase, whose amino-acid sequence MTTIPAYDPTLFEGAALYYGQYRPKYPLALFDLLIDKFHLNGKGRLLDLGCGTGLITIPLRHSFEEVIGLDPDAEMLQVAQEQAAEVGAENISWVHDRAENLSPAVGKFRFVTIGRAFHWMEREFVINRIYDLLSDDGGVAIIKTYEDPWNSNHPWKKTAISVVKHWLGEQRRTGRSGRGLWKNLEVSHEEILEKSPFSHQANYEIKYVKSWTIDTYLGYLYSTAFCLPSFIGENRANFEADLKESLLAVEPSGQFIEELPITVIGAWK is encoded by the coding sequence ATGACAACAATTCCTGCATACGATCCAACCTTATTTGAAGGTGCTGCGTTGTATTATGGTCAATATAGACCTAAGTATCCACTTGCATTGTTTGATTTATTGATAGATAAATTCCATCTTAATGGTAAAGGAAGACTACTAGACCTGGGGTGTGGTACTGGTTTAATTACCATTCCCTTACGCCATAGTTTTGAGGAAGTTATTGGTCTTGATCCCGATGCAGAAATGCTCCAAGTTGCTCAAGAACAAGCAGCAGAAGTTGGTGCAGAAAATATCAGTTGGGTACATGATAGAGCCGAAAATCTCTCTCCCGCTGTAGGTAAATTCCGTTTTGTCACCATTGGCAGAGCTTTTCATTGGATGGAGCGAGAATTTGTCATCAACCGCATTTATGACTTACTTTCTGATGATGGTGGTGTAGCTATTATCAAGACCTACGAAGACCCTTGGAATAGTAACCATCCTTGGAAAAAAACAGCCATTTCAGTTGTTAAACATTGGCTAGGAGAACAACGGCGTACTGGTCGTAGTGGTAGGGGTTTATGGAAGAATCTAGAAGTTTCTCATGAAGAAATTCTGGAAAAATCTCCTTTTTCACACCAAGCGAATTATGAAATCAAATATGTCAAATCTTGGACGATTGATACATATCTTGGCTATCTATATTCGACAGCTTTTTGCCTCCCTTCATTTATAGGTGAAAATCGCGCTAACTTTGAAGCTGATTTAAAAGAATCTCTGCTTGCAGTTGAACCATCAGGACAGTTTATAGAAGAACTGCCGATTACAGTTATTGGTGCTTGGAAATGA
- a CDS encoding class I SAM-dependent methyltransferase family protein, giving the protein MPKDWLEWHDLYNSEPKLQQRLEIVREYISYSLDNSPTGTIRVVSACAGDGRDLLGTLANHPRAKDVSARLVEINPQLVERGRATIESLGLTKQIEFINGDATASDNYIGAVPADIVIVCGIFGNLSDENELNRLLGNLSFLSKKGAFVLWTRGNSNGIAYSETVRKYFRDFGFEEVNFKLTATGDMGVGIHRYLGENLPTPKEEQLFVFSNGDCEK; this is encoded by the coding sequence ATGCCAAAAGATTGGTTAGAATGGCACGATCTTTACAATAGCGAACCAAAATTGCAGCAACGGCTAGAAATCGTGCGGGAATATATTTCCTATAGTTTGGATAACTCTCCAACTGGTACTATTCGTGTAGTTAGTGCTTGTGCTGGGGATGGCAGAGATTTATTAGGAACATTAGCAAATCATCCTCGTGCGAAAGATGTATCTGCGAGATTAGTCGAAATCAATCCCCAGTTAGTCGAACGTGGACGTGCAACTATAGAATCATTGGGTTTAACAAAACAAATTGAGTTTATCAATGGTGATGCAACTGCTTCAGATAACTATATAGGAGCAGTACCAGCAGATATTGTGATTGTTTGTGGTATTTTTGGCAATTTATCTGATGAAAATGAACTCAATCGGTTATTAGGAAATTTGAGTTTTTTAAGTAAAAAAGGTGCGTTTGTTCTCTGGACTCGTGGAAATTCTAACGGTATTGCTTATTCAGAAACCGTGCGTAAATACTTCCGTGATTTTGGATTTGAGGAAGTTAACTTTAAACTCACAGCCACAGGAGATATGGGAGTAGGGATTCATCGTTATTTAGGTGAAAATTTACCTACACCCAAAGAAGAACAACTATTTGTATTTTCTAACGGAGATTGCGAGAAATAA
- a CDS encoding NADPH-dependent oxidoreductase, with protein MTNPTELLNDRYGNDKFNPNIPWSDTLETLLSHRSIRAYLPDVLPLGTLEVLIAAAQSASSSSNLQTWSVVAVEDANRKEELSKLANNQVHIRQSPLFLVWLADLARLTYTAESAGIPHEGLDYLEMFLMAAIDASLAAQNAVVAAESLGLGTVYIGALRNKPEEVAQLLNLPSHVVAVFGLCVGYADPIVNVAVKPRLPQSVVLHRETYQLAKQNEGISLYNQIMRDFYVSQKMNIPGDWSEHSSKRVAFAESLSGRDRLREALNNLGFELR; from the coding sequence ATGACCAACCCAACTGAATTACTCAATGATCGGTATGGTAACGACAAATTTAATCCAAATATTCCTTGGAGTGACACATTAGAAACTCTGTTATCCCATCGTTCAATTCGTGCCTATTTACCTGATGTTTTACCCCTAGGAACTTTAGAAGTTTTAATCGCTGCTGCTCAATCTGCTTCTAGTTCCTCTAATCTCCAAACTTGGAGTGTAGTAGCAGTTGAAGATGCAAATCGTAAAGAAGAATTATCAAAGCTGGCTAATAATCAAGTTCATATTCGCCAAAGTCCTCTATTTTTAGTGTGGTTAGCAGATTTGGCAAGACTGACATATACTGCCGAAAGTGCTGGAATACCCCATGAGGGTTTAGATTATTTAGAAATGTTTTTGATGGCGGCTATAGATGCATCTTTAGCAGCCCAAAATGCAGTGGTAGCGGCAGAATCTCTTGGTTTAGGAACAGTTTATATCGGTGCATTACGAAACAAACCAGAAGAAGTGGCACAATTACTAAATTTGCCTTCTCATGTAGTTGCAGTGTTTGGGTTATGTGTTGGTTATGCCGATCCAATTGTGAATGTAGCTGTTAAACCACGTTTGCCTCAGTCGGTAGTGCTACATAGGGAAACTTATCAACTTGCAAAACAAAATGAAGGAATTTCTCTTTACAATCAAATTATGAGAGATTTTTATGTTTCGCAGAAAATGAATATTCCTGGTGATTGGTCAGAACATTCTAGCAAAAGAGTAGCATTTGCTGAGTCTTTATCAGGTCGGGATAGGTTACGGGAGGCTTTGAATAATCTGGGTTTTGAACTACGTTAA
- a CDS encoding TauD/TfdA dioxygenase family protein, which yields MPTLTLTNFQITPINAPLGAVVTGLDAEKSLAPEAILQIKQALRDYHILIFKNQTFNNEQFLNFAFNFGSLFVPPDDVPVLASQPGVTPVIIPVSNVDGGYTGTGELAFHSDHKWTPYPSSGSLLYALEVPSEGGDTSWLNLNLAYETLDDFTKKKIADLRLITYNPFLNKPGEPRRKYREDKNIPLISPIFPHPLVRTHPESGKKILYLDYATEVEVVGLEPQEGKELIEQLREHLYQPQFYYQHKWSVGDIVYWDNQSTLHYRQAFNPNQRRVMKRISLAGSRPF from the coding sequence ATGCCAACACTCACTTTAACTAACTTTCAAATTACTCCCATTAATGCACCATTGGGAGCAGTTGTCACTGGATTGGATGCTGAAAAATCTCTTGCACCTGAAGCAATTTTACAGATTAAACAAGCATTACGTGATTATCATATTCTCATCTTCAAAAATCAAACTTTCAATAATGAGCAATTTTTAAACTTCGCGTTTAACTTTGGCTCATTATTTGTACCACCAGATGATGTTCCAGTTCTAGCTTCTCAGCCAGGAGTCACACCAGTAATTATTCCTGTTTCTAATGTTGATGGTGGCTACACTGGTACAGGTGAATTAGCTTTTCATTCTGATCACAAATGGACACCCTATCCTTCCAGTGGTTCTCTACTCTATGCTTTAGAAGTTCCATCTGAAGGTGGAGATACCTCTTGGTTAAATCTGAATTTAGCTTATGAAACTTTGGATGATTTCACAAAGAAAAAAATTGCAGATTTGCGGTTGATTACTTATAACCCATTTTTAAATAAACCAGGAGAACCCCGCAGAAAATATCGTGAGGATAAAAATATTCCTCTAATTAGTCCTATATTCCCCCACCCATTAGTCAGAACACATCCTGAAAGTGGCAAAAAGATTTTATATTTAGATTACGCCACAGAAGTTGAAGTTGTTGGTTTAGAACCTCAAGAAGGTAAAGAATTAATTGAACAATTGAGAGAACATCTTTACCAACCTCAGTTTTATTATCAACATAAATGGTCTGTTGGTGATATTGTCTACTGGGATAATCAATCTACTTTGCATTACCGTCAAGCTTTTAATCCTAATCAACGTCGGGTGATGAAACGGATTAGTTTAGCAGGTAGTCGCCCATTTTAG